A region of Candidatus Aquicultor sp. DNA encodes the following proteins:
- a CDS encoding FeoA family protein codes for MCLDQIKTGEEVIITEIPEGTAKTQLIRFGIGEGSAVICHSKIPFGPVVLRKNRQEIAVGRALARTITVRKSNNGR; via the coding sequence ATGTGTCTTGATCAAATAAAAACCGGCGAGGAAGTCATCATTACCGAAATTCCTGAGGGTACGGCAAAAACCCAGCTTATTAGATTTGGCATCGGAGAAGGAAGTGCGGTAATCTGTCACAGCAAAATTCCTTTTGGACCCGTTGTGCTGCGAAAAAACCGCCAGGAAATCGCGGTAGGACGTGCGCTCGCGCGCACGATTACGGTAAGGAAAAGCAACAATGGAAGATAA
- a CDS encoding transcriptional repressor, producing MKSETLQFKRYIESRGLFFTPERQCIADEVFAWHKHFDAEELLQFLRDKGSKTSRATVYRSLELLVESGLVEKIDLGEGRAAYEHTAGHPHHDHLICLSCGAVQEFEEPLIEQLQEWACEKANFKPTAHNLSIYGYCEKCR from the coding sequence ATGAAATCGGAAACGCTTCAGTTTAAGCGATATATCGAATCAAGAGGCCTCTTTTTTACACCGGAGCGTCAGTGCATAGCGGATGAAGTATTCGCGTGGCACAAGCATTTTGATGCCGAAGAACTTCTGCAGTTCTTAAGAGACAAGGGGAGCAAGACATCGAGAGCAACTGTATACCGGTCGCTCGAACTTCTTGTCGAGAGCGGTTTGGTTGAAAAGATCGATCTTGGGGAAGGGCGTGCGGCGTATGAACATACAGCCGGCCACCCGCATCACGACCATCTAATCTGTCTATCGTGCGGGGCGGTTCAGGAGTTTGAGGAGCCGCTCATAGAACAACTCCAGGAGTGGGCGTGCGAAAAGGCGAACTTTAAGCCCACCGCACATAACTTAAGCATTTATGGTTACTGTGAAAAGTGCAGATAA
- a CDS encoding peptidylprolyl isomerase has protein sequence MKRIGHSFIVLIITALAALLTVSGCGSLKQLGSGGDSGTKKARSTTTVAVQDATNYTRDTLAQQNGQDALQPAEQPPQTAVPNKQIFAVIETNRGKIVIQLFPHKAPKTVDSVVKLINSGFYNGIKWHRIEPGFVAQTGDPLSKNNDPNDDGLGNPGYTIKLELNDVPHLRGTVGMAHNAKDVNSGGSQFYICLNDESQLDGKYTVIGKVTEGMDVVDKIQYYDVMNKVYIIEKPLVDTRK, from the coding sequence ATGAAACGCATTGGTCATAGTTTTATAGTGCTGATCATCACAGCTCTTGCGGCGCTGTTAACGGTGTCGGGCTGTGGGTCTTTGAAGCAACTCGGTTCCGGTGGTGATTCGGGCACCAAGAAGGCACGTAGCACGACAACAGTTGCGGTGCAGGATGCAACAAACTATACGAGAGATACGCTAGCGCAACAGAACGGCCAAGACGCGCTGCAGCCAGCCGAGCAACCGCCGCAAACCGCTGTGCCGAACAAGCAGATTTTCGCGGTTATCGAGACAAATAGGGGAAAGATCGTGATACAGCTTTTCCCGCACAAAGCGCCGAAGACTGTTGATAGTGTTGTTAAATTAATTAATTCAGGTTTTTATAACGGTATTAAGTGGCACAGAATTGAACCGGGCTTTGTCGCTCAAACCGGCGATCCACTAAGCAAAAACAACGATCCGAATGACGATGGTTTGGGGAACCCGGGCTACACCATAAAGCTGGAACTCAACGACGTACCGCATCTGCGCGGGACGGTCGGTATGGCGCATAATGCAAAGGATGTCAATTCCGGCGGCAGCCAGTTCTATATCTGTCTCAACGATGAGTCGCAGCTTGATGGTAAATATACCGTAATCGGTAAGGTAACCGAAGGCATGGACGTTGTTGATAAAATTCAGTACTACGATGTAATGAACAAAGTCTATATTATAGAGAAACCGCTAGTCGATACGCGGAAATAG